The Streptomyces sp. NBC_00224 genome contains the following window.
GCGAAGGTCTGGCCGGTGACGGGGACCGGGGAGCCGAGGACGGGCACGGCGATCTGGGCGGCCACGCCGGTGAGCGCCGCGCCGCCGAGCACCAGGGCGACGTCCCGGGTGCGGGCGCCGGGCAGCAGGTCGGCGAGGACCTTGCCGGTACGGGGTGCGGCGGGGGCAGTGACTGTGGTCGTGGCCATCGTGGGCTCCGCGAAGTCGGGGACGGGCAACGGGATACGTGCTGGGGACAACGGTGACGTTAGCCGAGGGATTCTCACTCGATCACCATCAGCGGCCCACAAAGCGGTGGTTGGGGCCTTGGTGGAGATCGCACAAAGGCCGGACTGCTTCCGTCCGATGGCGTGACCCTCGTCACTGGATCGATGAGGAGTACGGACGGTTTTGCGGATACGGCCGCGACTCGGGGAGACTGTAGGTTCCCCATAAATGATCAGTTGCTGATCAGTCGCTGATCCGAGAGTTGCGAGCGCCATGCACGACGGCAAGACCACGGCCGGGGCCACCGCCGCCGACACCGCCTCGGTGGAAGCCGAGCCGCTGTCCCACGGGCTGAAGCAGCGCCATCTGACCATGCTGGGCCTGGGCGGGGTGATCGGTGCCGGTCTCTTCGTGGGGTCGGGGGCCGGGATCGCGGTGGCGGGGCCGGGGATCGTCGTCTCGTATCTCATCGCGGGCGCGATCGCGATGCTGGTGATGCGGATGCTCGGCGAGATGTCGTCGGCGATGCCCGCCTCGGGGTCGTTCTCGGTCCACGCCGAGCGGGCGCTCGGCCGCTGGGCCGGGTTCAGCGTCGGCTGGCTGTACTGGTTCCTGCTCGTGGTCGTCCTCGCCGTGGAGGCGACGGGCGCGGCCCAGATCGCCCACGGCTGGGTGCCGGGGATGCCGCAGTGGGCCTGGGTCCTCGTCTTCATGGTCGTCTTCACCGGCGCCAACCTGGCGGCGGTGAAGAACTTCGGCGAGTTCGAGTTCTGGTTCGCCACGCTGAAGGTCGGCGCGATCGTGCTGTTCCTGGTGCTGGGGCTGCTGGCCGTCTTCGGGGTGCTGCCCGACACGGATCCCGTCGGGTTCACCAACCTGACCGGGCAGGGCGGCTTCCTGCCCAACGGCTGGGACGGCGTGGTCTCCGGCGTCCTCGCGGTGATCTTCGCCTTCGGCGGCCTTGAGGTCGTCACCATCGCGGCCGCCGAGTCGGACGACCCGGTGCGCGCGGTCGGCCGCGCCGTGCGCAGCGCGGTCTGGCGCATCCTCTTCTTCTATGTGGGCTCGATGCTGGTCATCGTGACCCTGCTGCCGTGGACCTCGATGGAGCCCGGTCACAGCCCGTACGTCGCCGTGCTCGACTCGATCGGCGTCTCCGGCGCCGGGCAGATCATGAACGTGGTCGTCTTCGTGGCCCTGCTCTCCGCGCTCAACGCCAATCTGTACGGCTCCTCGCGGATGGTCTTCTCGCTGGCCGAGCGCGGCGAGGCGCCGAAGGGGCTGCTCAAGGTGTCGGGCGGCGGGGTGCCCCGGCGCGCGGTCCTCGCGTCGGTCGCCTTCGGGTTCGTCTCGGTGCTGCTCAATCTGAAGTGGCCCGACTCGGTCTTCCTCTACATGCTCAACGCGGTCGGCGCGGTGCTCCTGTTCGTCTGGGGTCTGATCGCCGTCTCGCAGCTGCGGCTGCGGCCCCGGATCGAGCGCGAGGCCCCGGAGCGGTTGACGCTGCGGATGTGGGCCTTCCCGTATCTGACGTGGGCGGCGCTCGCGGCGATGGCGGCGGTGCTCGTCCTGATGCTCCTCGACGACGACGCCCGGCCCCAGGTGCTCTGGTCGGCGGGCGCGACGGGCGCGGTGCTGGTGGTCGCCTTCGTACGGGAGTGGCGGGCGAGGACTGTTGATGCGGCGGCGGTGGCCGACCGATCGTCAGGTCGGTAGTTACGGGCGGGTTTGGCGGGACCCACGAGGGCGGACGTGTGCATTCCGTGGACGAGATGTGCGCAGAGCTTCACACTGTGTGAGTCGAGTGTCCGGATAGCGGTCTGGTGTTCCCTCTGAGCGGTGCCACATCCAGACTGTGGCTCCCGCTCCCCGTCTCAGCTACTGAACAGGGCCTGCCCATGTCCCGGACAAACGCGCCCGCGACGACCGACGCGCAGCCGAAGGTCGACTCCCCACTCACCCACGGTCTCAAGCAGCGCCACCTCTCGATGATCGCCCTCGGCGGCGTCATCGGCGCCGGGCTCTTCGTCGGCTCCGGCGCCGGAATCGCCGCCGCCGGGCCCTCGATCGTCCTCGCCTACGGCATATCCGGCGCGCTCGTCATGCTCGTGATGCGCATGCTGGGCGAGATGTCGGCCGCCAACCCCGCATCCGGCTCCTTCTCCGTGCACGCCGACCGGGCCATCGGGCCCTGGGCCGGCTTCACCGCCGGCTGGGCGTTCTGGGTGCTGCTCTGCGTCGCGGTCGGCCTGGAGGGCATCGGCGCCGCCAAGATCGTGACCGGCTGGCTGCCCGGTACGCCCGAGTGGGCCTGGGTCGCGCTGTTCATGCTCGTCTTCACCGCCACCAACCTCGCGGCCGTGAAGAACTTCGGCGAGTTCGAGTTCTGGTTCGCGGCGCTCAAGGTCGCCGCGATCACGCTCTTCCTCGTCCTCGGCCTGCTCGCGATCCTCGGCGTACTGCCGGACACTCCCGCCCCCGGCACCTCGAACCTCACCGGCGAGGGCGGATTCCTGCCCAACGGCTCCGAGGGACTGGTGCTCGGACTGCTCGCCTCCGTCTTCGCGTACGGCGGCCTGGAGACGGTGACCATCGCGGCCGCCGAGTCCGAGAAGCCGGTGCAGGGCGTCGCCCGCGCGGTGCGCACCGCCATGTGGCGCATCGCCGTCTTCTACATCGGCTCGATGGCGGTCATCGTCACGCTGGTGCCCTGGAACGACAAGACCGTGGTGGAGAAGGGCCCGTACGTGGCCGCGCTCGACCACCTCGGCATCGACGGCGCCGGACAGATCATGAACGTGGTCGTCCTCGTCGCGCTGCTCTCCGCGATGAACGCCAACATCTACGGTGCGTCGCGCATGGCGTACTCGCTGGTCGACCGGGGCCAGGGCCCCAAGGCGCTCGGCCGCATCTCCGGCGGCGTGCCGCGCGTCGGGGTGCTGTGCTCCTCGATCTTCGGCTTCGGGTGCGTGCTGCTGAGCTACTGGCGGCCGGACGACGTCTTCCCCTGGCTGCTGAACATGATCGGCGCGGTGATCCTGGTCGTCTGGATCTTCATCGCCGTCTCCCAGCTGCTGCTGCGCCGGCGCATCGAGCGCGAGACGCCGGAGAGGCTGGTCGTGAAGATGTGGCTGTACCCGGGGCTGACCTGGGTGGCGCTGGCGGCGATGGCCGGCATCTTCATCCTGATGGCCCGTCAGTCCGACACCCGCGACCAGCTGATGGCGTCGGGGGCGCTGACGGTGGTCCTGGCCGTCATCGGCTACGCGCGCCAGCGCATGGCAGCCCGCCAGGAGGCCTGAGCCACCCCGCCCGAAGTCGGCGCGAAGCCCTCGCCAAGCCCGCGCGAAGCCCTGCGTCCGGAGGTCCTAGATCTCCGGACGCAGGGCTTTTTGCTGAGGTCACCCTTAGCTGCGACCGTCCATACCTGCTGATAGCGTGCACTTGCACATCAGTTGCAACAAGCAGTCGGAGGGGCTTCGGACATGGCCATTTACACGCTTCCTGAACTTCCGTACGACTACGCCGCGCTCGAACCCGTCATCAGCCCGGAGATCATCGAGCTGCACCACGACAAGCACCACGCGGCGTATGTGAAGGGCGCGAACGACACCCTGGAGCAGCTCGCGGAGGCCCGCGACAAGGACGCCTGGGGCTCGATCAACGGCCTGGAGAAGAACCTCGCGTTCCACCTCTCCGGCCACATCCTGCACTCGATCTACTGGCACAACATGACCGGCGACGGCGGCGGCGAGCCGCTGGAGACGGACGGCACCGGCGAGCTGGCGGACGCCATCGCCGAATCCTTCGGCTCCTTCGCCAAGTTCAAGGCCCAGCTGACCAAGGCGTCGGCCACGACGCAGGGTTCGGGCTGGGGCGTCCTCGCGTACGAGCCGGTCAGCGGCCGACTCGTGGTCGAGCAGATCTACGACCACCAGGGCAACGTCGGCCAGGGCTCGACCCCGGTCCTGGTCTTCGACGCCTGGGAGCACGCCTTCTACCTCCAGTACAAGAACCAGAAGGTGGACTTCATCGAGGCGATGTGGCGCGTCGTCAACTGGCAGGACGTGGCGAGGCGTTACGCCGCCGCGAAGGCCGCCGGGAACAACCTGCTGCTGGTCCCGTAGGGACCCCCTGTCGTCCTGCTCGTGATCGTCTTCTCAACCTTCACTTGCGGGCGGAAATACGGACGACCCCCGCGAGGACGTGACTCGCGGGGGTCGTTCGCGTACGCGCATCCGTGCGCCGGTGTAGTGCGCCGGTCCTTCACCCTCTCGCCCCGGACCCGTTGTCAGTGGCGGGTGCCATGCTCGGAGCCATGGACACACAGGAGTTCTGGACGCTCATCGACGACGCCCGCGCGCAGGTGGCACACGCGGCGGACGCCGAGGCGGTCGCGGCGCGGGCCGCGGCCCTGCTCTCGGCCCGGCCGGTCGACGAGATAGTGGCATTCCAGCAGGTCTTCTGGGACCTGATGGCCGCCTCCTACCGCCAGCCGCTCTGGGCCGCGGCGTACACGATCAACGGCGGGTGCTCGGACGACGGGTTCGACTACTTCAGGGGCTGGCTGATCGCGCAGGGGCGCGAGGTGTTCGACCGCGCGGTCGCCGACCCGGACGGGCTCGCGGGCCTGAGCGCCGTGCGGGACGCGGCGGTGGAGGGCTGGGAGATGGAGTGCGAGGAGGCGCTCGGCATCGCCTGGGACGCGCACCTGGCCGCGACCGGCAAGGACCTGCCCGGCGACAGCTTCACGATCCGCTACCCGGAACTGGACCCGGGCTGGGACTTCGACTTCGACGACACGGGGGAGATAGCGAGGCGCCTGCCGCGCCTGGCGGCGCTGTACGGGGAGTAGGCGGGGGTGCGGCACGGCCCCCGCGAGTGCGTGACTCGCGGGGGCCGTGACACCGGGGGCGCCGGATCAGTCGAAGATCGGGCCGGATGTGCGCGTCCGCTTGATCTCGTAGAAGCCCGGGGTCGAGGCCACCAGGAGCGTGCCGTCCCACAGGCGTGCGGCGGCTTCGCCCTTGGGGGCCGGGGTGACGACCGGGCCGAAGAAGGCGATCTGCTCGCCGTCCGCGCCGGGCACGGCGATGACCGGGGTGCCGACCTCCTGGCCGACCTTCTCTATGCCCTCCTTGTGGGAGGCGCGCAGCTCCGCGTCGAACTCGTAGGCGCTGTTGTCGACCTCCGCGTGGTCGGCGAGCTCGGCGGGCAGGCCGGCCTCCTCCAGGGCGGCGACGAGGACCTCGCGGCCGGAGCCGAGGTCCTGGTTGTGGAAGCGGGTGCCGAGCGCGGTGTACAGCTTGCCGAGGACCTCCTCGCCGTACTTCTGCTGCGCGGCCATGACGACCTGGACCGGGCCCCAGGCCCGGGTCGTCAGGAACTCGCGGTAGGAGTCCGGCAGGTCGTCGAGCTTGTCCTCGTTGAGGACGCCCAGGCTCATCACGTGCCAGCGGACCTCGACGTCACGGACCTTCTCGACCTCCAGCATCCAGCGGGACGTCATCCAGGCCCAGGGACAGAGCGGGTCGAACCAGAAGTCGACAGGGGTCTTCCCGGTCTGGGGCACGGTCTCGGACATGTCTCTCCTCATCGGGGCACGCTGGGAAATCAACCAAGGGAACACCTCCGGCCACCCGCCGCATTCCCGCGTGTCCACGGCCCGGCGGGCATGGCAGGATCGGTGCTGTTCGAACGAGACACGAAGGAGTGCCCGTGCCCGGTGAGAATCTGTCCCGCGACGAGGCCCGTGAACGGGCCGAGCTGCTGTCCGTCGACGGGTACGACGTCGCCCTCGATCTGCGGTCCGCGATCGGGGACGCCCCGGACGGGCCCCGAACGTTCCGCTCGGTCACCACGATCCGGTTCCGCTGCGCGCGGCCGGGCGCGGAGTCCTTCGCGGATCTGGTCGCGCCGTCGGTGAACGCGGTCACCCTGAACGGCAAGCCGCTGGATCCGGCCGCGGTCTTCGACGGCACCCGGGTGGCGCTCGCGGACCTGGCGGCGGAGAACGTGCTGGTGGTGGACGCGAACTGTGCGTACAGCCGCACCGGCGAGGGTCTGCACCGGTTCGTCGACCCGGAGGACGGCGAGGTCTACCTCTACACCCAGTACGAGCCGGCCGACTCCCGGCGGGTGTTCGCGAACTTCGAGCAGCCCGACCTGAAGGCCCCCTACCGCTTCGAGGCGACGGCGCCCGAGGGCTGGACGGTGTGGTCCAACGGCGAGGGCGCCCGGGGCGAGGACGGGGTCTGGCGGTTCGCCGAGACCAAGCCGATCTCCACGTACATCACCTGTGTGGTGGCCGGGCCGTACCACTACGTGACGGACACCTACCGCCGCACCTTCGACGACGGCACCACGCTGGAGATCCCGCTCGGCGCGATGTGCCGCAAGGGCCTGGCCCGGCATTTCGACGCGGACGACGTGTTCCTCGTCACCAAGCAGGGCTTCGACTTCTTCCACGACCAGTTCGACTACCCGTACCCGTTCGGCAAGTACGACCAGGCCTTCGTGCCGGAGTACAACCTCGGGGCGATGGAGAACCCGGGTCTGGTGACCTTCCGCGAGGAGTTCATCTTCCGGGGCAAGGTGACGCAGGCCGCCTACGAGCGGCGGGCCAACGTCATCCTGCACGAGATGGCGCACATGTGGTTCGGCGACCTGGTGACCATGCAGTGGTGGGACGACCTGTGGCTGAAGGAGTCGTTCGCCGACTTCATGGGCAGCTTCTCGCAGGTCGAGGCGACCCGGTTCACCAACGGCTGGATCACCTTCGCCAACGGCCGCAAGTCCTGGGCGTACCGCGCGGACCAGCTGCCGTCCACGCACCCGGTCACGGCCGACATCCGTGACCTGGAGGACGCCAAGCTCAACTTCGACGGCATCACCTACGCCAAGGGCGCCTCGGTCCTCAAGCAGCTGGTGGCGTACGTGGGCCGGGAGGACTTCCTGGAGGGCGCCCGGCGCTACTTCAAGAACCACGCCTACGGGAACACGCGCCTGGGCGACCTGCTGTCGGTCCTGGAGGAGGTCTCCGGGCGGGACATGGCGTCCTGGTCGCGGTCCTGGCTGCAG
Protein-coding sequences here:
- a CDS encoding amino acid permease; the protein is MHDGKTTAGATAADTASVEAEPLSHGLKQRHLTMLGLGGVIGAGLFVGSGAGIAVAGPGIVVSYLIAGAIAMLVMRMLGEMSSAMPASGSFSVHAERALGRWAGFSVGWLYWFLLVVVLAVEATGAAQIAHGWVPGMPQWAWVLVFMVVFTGANLAAVKNFGEFEFWFATLKVGAIVLFLVLGLLAVFGVLPDTDPVGFTNLTGQGGFLPNGWDGVVSGVLAVIFAFGGLEVVTIAAAESDDPVRAVGRAVRSAVWRILFFYVGSMLVIVTLLPWTSMEPGHSPYVAVLDSIGVSGAGQIMNVVVFVALLSALNANLYGSSRMVFSLAERGEAPKGLLKVSGGGVPRRAVLASVAFGFVSVLLNLKWPDSVFLYMLNAVGAVLLFVWGLIAVSQLRLRPRIEREAPERLTLRMWAFPYLTWAALAAMAAVLVLMLLDDDARPQVLWSAGATGAVLVVAFVREWRARTVDAAAVADRSSGR
- a CDS encoding amino acid permease codes for the protein MSRTNAPATTDAQPKVDSPLTHGLKQRHLSMIALGGVIGAGLFVGSGAGIAAAGPSIVLAYGISGALVMLVMRMLGEMSAANPASGSFSVHADRAIGPWAGFTAGWAFWVLLCVAVGLEGIGAAKIVTGWLPGTPEWAWVALFMLVFTATNLAAVKNFGEFEFWFAALKVAAITLFLVLGLLAILGVLPDTPAPGTSNLTGEGGFLPNGSEGLVLGLLASVFAYGGLETVTIAAAESEKPVQGVARAVRTAMWRIAVFYIGSMAVIVTLVPWNDKTVVEKGPYVAALDHLGIDGAGQIMNVVVLVALLSAMNANIYGASRMAYSLVDRGQGPKALGRISGGVPRVGVLCSSIFGFGCVLLSYWRPDDVFPWLLNMIGAVILVVWIFIAVSQLLLRRRIERETPERLVVKMWLYPGLTWVALAAMAGIFILMARQSDTRDQLMASGALTVVLAVIGYARQRMAARQEA
- a CDS encoding superoxide dismutase is translated as MAIYTLPELPYDYAALEPVISPEIIELHHDKHHAAYVKGANDTLEQLAEARDKDAWGSINGLEKNLAFHLSGHILHSIYWHNMTGDGGGEPLETDGTGELADAIAESFGSFAKFKAQLTKASATTQGSGWGVLAYEPVSGRLVVEQIYDHQGNVGQGSTPVLVFDAWEHAFYLQYKNQKVDFIEAMWRVVNWQDVARRYAAAKAAGNNLLLVP
- a CDS encoding DUF4240 domain-containing protein, encoding MDTQEFWTLIDDARAQVAHAADAEAVAARAAALLSARPVDEIVAFQQVFWDLMAASYRQPLWAAAYTINGGCSDDGFDYFRGWLIAQGREVFDRAVADPDGLAGLSAVRDAAVEGWEMECEEALGIAWDAHLAATGKDLPGDSFTIRYPELDPGWDFDFDDTGEIARRLPRLAALYGE
- a CDS encoding DsbA family protein, translated to MSETVPQTGKTPVDFWFDPLCPWAWMTSRWMLEVEKVRDVEVRWHVMSLGVLNEDKLDDLPDSYREFLTTRAWGPVQVVMAAQQKYGEEVLGKLYTALGTRFHNQDLGSGREVLVAALEEAGLPAELADHAEVDNSAYEFDAELRASHKEGIEKVGQEVGTPVIAVPGADGEQIAFFGPVVTPAPKGEAAARLWDGTLLVASTPGFYEIKRTRTSGPIFD
- the pepN gene encoding aminopeptidase N, with amino-acid sequence MPGENLSRDEARERAELLSVDGYDVALDLRSAIGDAPDGPRTFRSVTTIRFRCARPGAESFADLVAPSVNAVTLNGKPLDPAAVFDGTRVALADLAAENVLVVDANCAYSRTGEGLHRFVDPEDGEVYLYTQYEPADSRRVFANFEQPDLKAPYRFEATAPEGWTVWSNGEGARGEDGVWRFAETKPISTYITCVVAGPYHYVTDTYRRTFDDGTTLEIPLGAMCRKGLARHFDADDVFLVTKQGFDFFHDQFDYPYPFGKYDQAFVPEYNLGAMENPGLVTFREEFIFRGKVTQAAYERRANVILHEMAHMWFGDLVTMQWWDDLWLKESFADFMGSFSQVEATRFTNGWITFANGRKSWAYRADQLPSTHPVTADIRDLEDAKLNFDGITYAKGASVLKQLVAYVGREDFLEGARRYFKNHAYGNTRLGDLLSVLEEVSGRDMASWSRSWLQTAGVNSLTPVVTYDAGGRITELAVVQEAVEAHPTLRPHRVAVGLYRSEAGALVRYARAEVDVDGPRTVVAELAGAERPELVLVNDDDLTYCKIRFDEGSLATLRANLGDITDPLARALCWSALWNLTRDALMPARDFIDLVLAHSGRETDIGVLQMLHAWTRSAQTYYAAPEWREQGARLLAEGALRELRIAAAGSEHQLAWARFFASTATTDADFQLLEGLLEGTAKIDGLEVDQELRWVLLEPLAAHGRADESVIGAELARDDTASGKRHQVRCLAARPSAAVKAQAWAQVVESDSLSNALVEATIAGFGQPSQRELIAPYAPKYFEAIERLWAERSIQIGMDVVKGLFPSLRDNRSTLDSTDEWLTAHPDAAPALRRLVLEARDDLARTLRGQACDAAAAAR